Genomic DNA from Streptomyces sp. GS7:
ATGCACCATAAGTGCTTCGAGTAGACCTTCACGTTGTGGCAGCCGGTCTTCCTGACGCGGCACACGGAGTTCTCGGGGAACACCGCCCGCATCGCGGCTTCGCATTCGTTCATGAGAACCGGCCAACTGTCGTCGCACGTGACCATGAGACTCGGAACGCGGTGCTCCGAGTACTGGATGAGGTGTCCGTCGCCGAGGTAGAGAGCCAAGAGGTAGGCGTAAGCCGCCCGATCGAGAGCACGCCCGTCGCACCGTGGGCACTTCGGGTTGTGAGCACCCGGGCACTCCCCGCGTTTGGCACGGTCCATGTGCCGCCAGTAGCCGATTGTGCCGATGGGGAGGCCCAAGGCTCGGGCCACATCCGCGTTCTTCGCCCCCGCGCGGAGTTGCGTGAGGGCCTTCTGTCGCACATCTGTGCCATGGGAGATCATGACGTCACTGTGCGTCATGGCTGATGAGCTTGGGGTGAAAACGTGCGGGATTCACGCGAAGGTGAAAATCCGCCTGTTCGGTGGTGCCGGGTGCGGGATTCGAACCCGCAAGCCCTTTCGGGCAGATGTGTTTGAGACATCCGTGTATGCCGTTCCACCAACCCGGCTGATGGCACAGACACCATACCGTGTGAGTAACGATGGCCGCCTCTAGGTAGGCTGCAATGGCACCACCTGCCAGGAACGAGGAGTCCCGTGAGCGCCGCCGAGCCCGAGCAGCCCGTCGTCGATGACGATCAGTCGCATGTCCCGCCGCTGACCACGCGCGTCGTGATCGCCGAGGACGAGGCCCTCATCCGTCTCGATCTCAAAGAGATGCTGGAAGAGGAGGGCTACACCGTCGTCGGCGAGGCCGGGGACGGGCAGACCGCGGTGGAGTTGGCCCGGGAGCACCGTCCCGATCTGGTGATCCTGGACGTGAAGATGCCCGTCCTGGACGGGATCTCGGCGGCCGAGAAGATCGCCGAGGAGAGCATCGCGCCGGTGCTGATGCTGACCGCGTTCTCGCAGCGCGAGCTGGTGGAGCGGGCGCGGGACGCGGGTGCGATGGCGTATCTGGTCAAGCCGTTCTCGAAGAGCGATGTCGTGCCGGCGATCGAGATGGCGGTGAGCCGGTTCACCGAGTTGAAGGCGCTGGAGAAGGAGGTCGCGGACCTCACGCAGCGGCTGGAGACGCGGAAGCTGGTGGACCGTGCGAAGAGCGTTCTGCAGACGCAGTACGGGCTGACGGAGCCGGCGGCGTTCCGGTGGATCCAGAAGACGTCGATGGACCGGCGGCTGTCGATGCAGCAGGTCGCGGAGGCGGTCATCGAGGATGCCGAGGAGAAGAAGCAGGCGAAGCAGCAGCAGAAGAGGGATTAGCGGCTGCGTGGAGTTGGGTGGGCGGCCCCGTACCGGCGATCGGTGCGGGGCCGTTCGCGTGTCCGGGGGTGGGTGGGGCGGCGGGGTTCAGTCCTCGCCGAGGTAGGTCTTGCGGACGGATGCGTCGTGGAGGAGGTGGGCGCCGGTTCCGGAGAGGGCTATGCGGCCGGTTTCCATGACGTGGGCTTCGTCGGCGAGGGTGAGGGCGGCCTGGGCGTTCTGTTCGACGAGCAGGATGGTGGTGCCCTGGGTGCGGAGTTCGCGGATGGTGTCCATGATCTTCTGCATCATGATCGGGGAGAGCCCCATGGAGGGTTCGTCGAGCATGAGGAGTTTGGGGCGGGACATCAGGGCGCGGCCCATGGCGAGCATTTGCTGTTCGCCGCCGGAGAGGGTGCCGGAGGGTTGTCTGCGGCGCCGGCCGAGGATGGGGAAGAGGTCGTAGACGCGGTGGATGTCGCCGGCGATGCCGGCGGTGTCCTTGCGGAGGAAGGCGCCGAGTTGGAGGTTCTCGGCGACGGTGAGGCGGGGGAAGAGGCGGCGGCCTTCGGGGGAGTGGGCGAGGCCGCGTTCGACGATCTTGTGGGCGGGGAGGTCGTTGAGGGGGCGGCCGTCGAAGGTGATCTTTCCGGTGCGGGGGGTGAGGAGGCCGGAGAGGGTGCGCAGGGTGGTGGTTTTGCCGGCGCCGTTGGTGCCGATGAGGGTGACGACCTGGCCTGCTCGGACGGTGAAGGTGATGCCTTTGACGGCGTGGATCCTGCCGTAGGCGACGTGGAGGTCCTCGACTTCGAGCAGGGGGGTCATGGGGTGGCTCCGGTGGTGTCGGCTCCGGTGTCGTCGGTGGGCGTCGGGGTTTCGTCCGGTGTGGTGGTGGGGTCGGTGGGGGTGCCGAGGTAGGCGGCGATGACGCGTTCGTCGGCCTGGACGGTGTCGGCGGTGCCTTCGGTGAGTTTGTGTCCTTGGACGAGGACGGCGACGCGGTCGCAGAGATTGAAGATGAAGCGCATGTCGTGCTCGATGACGAGGACGGCGGTGCCCTGTGCGCGGATGGCGTGGACGAGGTCCTGGGTGGCGCGGGTTTCCTGGGGGTTCATGCCGGCGGTGGGTTCGTCGAGGAGGAGGAGTCCGGGTTCGCTGGCGAGGGCGCGGGCGATTTCGAGCTTGCGTTGTTCGCCGTAGGGGAGGTTGCGGGCGAGGCGGTCGCGGTGGGCGGCCAGGCCGGTGAAGTCGAGGAGTTCCAGGGCGCGTTGCGCGCTGTCGCGTTCGGCTTTCCTGAAGCCGGGGGTGCGGAGGAGCGCTGACCAGAGTCCTTCCTCGGTGCGGGTGTGGCGTCCTACGAGGACGTTTTCGAGGACGGTCATGTTGGCGAAGAGGCGGATGTTCTGGAAGGTGCGGGCGATGCCGGCCTGGGTGACGAGGTGGGGTTTGCGGGAGAGGGGGGCGCCTCGGTAGCTGATGGTGCCTTGGGTGGGGGTGTAGAGGCCGGTGAGGCAGTTGAAGAGGGTAGTTTTCCCGGCGCCGTTGGGGCCGATGAGGCCGAGGATTTCGTGGGTGTTGATGGTGAGGTCGACGTGGTGTACGGCGGTGAGTCCGCCGAAGCGCATGGTGACGCCGGTGGCTTCGAGGACGGTGCCGGTGGTGGTTGTGGGTGTGGTCATGGTGGGTTACGCCTTTGCCTGGGTGGCGCCGAGGGGGGTGGTGGGGTCGGTGCGGCGCCGGTCGGGGGCGTCGGGGGCGGTGGGGTCGTGGAATTCGAGTTGTTTGCGGTGGTCGGGGATGAGTCCTTCGGGGCGGTAGCGCATGAGGAGGACGAGGGCGAGGCCGAAGAGGAGGAGTTGGTAGTCCTGGAGGAAGTCGAGTTTGGCGGGGATGAGGAAGAGGAGGGCGGCGCCGACGAGGGGGCCGCTGAGGGTGCCCATGCCGCCGAGGATGACGGCGGCGAGGAGGAAGGCGGAGTTGGGGGGTTGGGGGCCGGCGAACTGGAACTGTTCGGGGGTGGCGGTGGTGACGACGTGGGCGTGGACGGTGCCGGCGAGTCCGGCGAGGGCGGCGCCGAGGGCGAAGGCGAGGAGGCGTAGTCGGAAGCTGTTGATGCCCATGGCGACGGCGGCGGTTTCGTCTTCGCGGATGGCGATCCAGGCGCGGCCGATGCGGGAGTCGGCGGCGCGGCGGAAGACGAGGACGACGAGGGCGGTGACGAGGATCATGAGCAGGTAGTAGTTGCCGTAGGGGGCGAGGGGGGTGCCGAGGACGGAGTGGGGTCGGCCGAAGTTGAAGCCGAGGATTTCGAGGTTGGGGATGTTGGGGATGCCCATGGCGCCGTTGGTGAGGTCGGGGCCGGTGGTGCCGTTGAGGTTGAGCATGGCGATGCGGAAGATCTCGCCGAAGCCGAGGGTGACGATGGCGAGGTAGTCGCCGCGGAGGCGGAGGGTGGGGGCGCCGATGAGGACGCCGAAGGCGAGGGAGGCGGTGGCTCCGGTGAGGAGGGCTGCCCAGAAGGGGAAATGGAGGCCGAGGGCGGATTCGGGGGAGCCGGAGACGAGGGCGGCGGCGTAGGCGCCGACGCCGAGGAAGGCGACGTAGCCGAGGTCGAGGAGGCCGGCGAGGCCGACGACGATGTTGAGGCCGAGGGCGACGGTGGCGAAGATCAGGATGTTGGCGCCGACGATGGTGTATTGGTCGGTGTCCTGGGTGAAGGGGAAGGCCGCGGCGGCGAGGAGTGCGGTGGTGAGGGCGGCGCCGCGGTGCCGGTGGGTGAGTTGGGTGAGGCGGGCGGTGAGTCCGGCGCGGCCCAGGGCGGGGACGGCGAGTGCGACGAGGATGAGGTAGCCGATGAAGGGGGCGCCGTCGTCGGTGTCGATGCCGTAGGTGAAGGCGAGGAGTGCGGCGGCGTGGGTGGCGGCGATGGCCAGGATCTCGGCTCGGGGCGGGAGTTGGCGGGTGGGTGGCCTCAGGGGGGTGGTGGCGAGGGCGGCGGTGAGGCGCTGCCGGAGGCCGGTGGGGGGTGGGGTGGTGGGTTGGTCGGGGGGTAGGGCGAGGGCGCCGAGGAGGGTGGTGAGGGAGGTGATCGCGGCGGCGAGGCCGCCGGGTTCGAGGTTGACGAGGCCGCCGAGGTGGAGGGCGATGGCGGCGAGGGTGAACCAGGTTGTGGTGAAGGTGGCGAGGGCGGCGAGGAGGGTGGGGGCGTTGCGGCCGGCGGGGGTGAGCCAGCGCAGTCCGCGGATGCCGAGTGCGGAGGCGGTGAGGAGGAGGGTGAGGAGGGCGCCGGTGAGCGTGGTGAGTTGGAGGCCGGCGGGGGCGCCGTAGTGGGTGAGGTCGCCGGGGAAGTCGC
This window encodes:
- a CDS encoding branched-chain amino acid ABC transporter permease, encoding MTTTPTTTGLLPLPEKTARLTTAAGALTTATTALAWTWTSDFPGDLTHYGAPAGLQLTTLTGALLTLLLTASALGIRGLRWLTPAGRNAPTLLAALATFTTTWFTLAAIALHLGGLVNLEPGGLAAAITSLTTLLGALALPPDQPTTPPPTGLRQRLTAALATTPLRPPTRQLPPRAEILAIAATHAAALLAFTYGIDTDDGAPFIGYLILVALAVPALGRAGLTARLTQLTHRHRGAALTTALLAAAAFPFTQDTDQYTIVGANILIFATVALGLNIVVGLAGLLDLGYVAFLGVGAYAAALVSGSPESALGLHFPFWAALLTGATASLAFGVLIGAPTLRLRGDYLAIVTLGFGEIFRIAMLNLNGTTGPDLTNGAMGIPNIPNLEILGFNFGRPHSVLGTPLAPYGNYYLLMILVTALVVLVFRRAADSRIGRAWIAIREDETAAVAMGINSFRLRLLAFALGAALAGLAGTVHAHVVTTATPEQFQFAGPQPPNSAFLLAAVILGGMGTLSGPLVGAALLFLIPAKLDFLQDYQLLLFGLALVLLMRYRPEGLIPDHRKQLEFHDPTAPDAPDRRRTDPTTPLGATQAKA
- a CDS encoding helix-turn-helix domain-containing protein, which gives rise to MISHGTDVRQKALTQLRAGAKNADVARALGLPIGTIGYWRHMDRAKRGECPGAHNPKCPRCDGRALDRAAYAYLLALYLGDGHLIQYSEHRVPSLMVTCDDSWPVLMNECEAAMRAVFPENSVCRVRKTGCHNVKVYSKHLWCMFPQHGPGKKHERQIALEPWQQEIVDAHPWEFLRGLIHSDGCRITNWTTRMVGGERKRYEYPRYFFTNKSDDIRKLCSDTLTKVGVEWTVLARGSDPFNISVARKASVALMDRHIGPKH
- a CDS encoding ABC transporter ATP-binding protein, which translates into the protein MTPLLEVEDLHVAYGRIHAVKGITFTVRAGQVVTLIGTNGAGKTTTLRTLSGLLTPRTGKITFDGRPLNDLPAHKIVERGLAHSPEGRRLFPRLTVAENLQLGAFLRKDTAGIAGDIHRVYDLFPILGRRRRQPSGTLSGGEQQMLAMGRALMSRPKLLMLDEPSMGLSPIMMQKIMDTIRELRTQGTTILLVEQNAQAALTLADEAHVMETGRIALSGTGAHLLHDASVRKTYLGED
- a CDS encoding ANTAR domain-containing response regulator, with the protein product MSAAEPEQPVVDDDQSHVPPLTTRVVIAEDEALIRLDLKEMLEEEGYTVVGEAGDGQTAVELAREHRPDLVILDVKMPVLDGISAAEKIAEESIAPVLMLTAFSQRELVERARDAGAMAYLVKPFSKSDVVPAIEMAVSRFTELKALEKEVADLTQRLETRKLVDRAKSVLQTQYGLTEPAAFRWIQKTSMDRRLSMQQVAEAVIEDAEEKKQAKQQQKRD
- a CDS encoding ABC transporter ATP-binding protein — protein: MTTPTTTTGTVLEATGVTMRFGGLTAVHHVDLTINTHEILGLIGPNGAGKTTLFNCLTGLYTPTQGTISYRGAPLSRKPHLVTQAGIARTFQNIRLFANMTVLENVLVGRHTRTEEGLWSALLRTPGFRKAERDSAQRALELLDFTGLAAHRDRLARNLPYGEQRKLEIARALASEPGLLLLDEPTAGMNPQETRATQDLVHAIRAQGTAVLVIEHDMRFIFNLCDRVAVLVQGHKLTEGTADTVQADERVIAAYLGTPTDPTTTPDETPTPTDDTGADTTGATP